One region of Halohasta litchfieldiae genomic DNA includes:
- a CDS encoding CbtB domain-containing protein, with translation MTSTDDTVADRIQTARATVTPIQAATLLTFATAITFALVVLQEPLAHESLHNFRHAAGVVCH, from the coding sequence ATGACTTCCACTGACGACACCGTTGCCGACCGCATCCAGACCGCACGAGCGACCGTGACGCCGATTCAGGCTGCAACACTCCTTACGTTTGCCACCGCGATCACGTTCGCGCTGGTCGTCCTCCAAGAGCCGCTGGCCCACGAGTCGCTGCACAACTTCCGACACGCTGCTGGCGTCGTCTGCCACTGA
- a CDS encoding bacterio-opsin activator domain-containing protein, whose product MSRSIRVLYVDDDPQSLDVITNRCEAVSELRFETESRPRQVADQLHEDLDCLITDYRMPGMDGIELLAEASKQRPELPILLLTGHGGGEIASEALRKGATEYMEKSTAIEQPDLLANRIRNAVEQMRREKTNEALATDANRFIRATSPTAVYEAAIDLTCETLGFEDAAIIEETPDGHLVVADSGFSTSVLNELPTAEAVSTATDSEEPVVVEPGTVDELDTVSCWVSLGSHGVLVGRTAGRDAAVDYLRDGILIVATNAESALTRLEQAALLDERKRELERQRTELASLRQTNEVIRSVNRAITSVSSQREIERLVCERLVGEDRYSYAWIGEYDLESERLTPQAKAGLGANVTVDSPVSLVDRYSVETLETVIDHRQVAVETPPTEIGEASLRYVTDPDTDPDAGTAVLVPITHNEILYDVLIVYAAGRTSVGHREQDVLAELGETIGYALRTAEQRRALVGDADTEVVFEIDCEQEHLIQLSTAANCTVTLQSLSTRSDDRLRQFVLVEGAEPDAFLEYADRIGIDQPTVLVERDDCFVATLTTDESPVINCIADQGVSLTEFRAAEGRGTVSMTVPDTTDVRTLAELFESTFAGAELRAKRQLDSSVDTPQGFREQLEETLTDRQHETLQAAYHAGFFAWPRSNTGETIADRLGIAGPTFLQHLRAGERKLLRELFEQDQTVYS is encoded by the coding sequence ATGTCTCGGTCGATCCGGGTGCTCTACGTCGACGACGATCCGCAATCACTGGACGTGATTACCAATCGGTGTGAAGCGGTCTCAGAGCTCCGGTTCGAAACCGAATCACGGCCACGGCAGGTGGCCGATCAGCTCCATGAGGATCTCGACTGTCTGATTACTGACTACCGGATGCCGGGAATGGACGGGATAGAGCTACTGGCAGAAGCCTCCAAACAGCGGCCGGAGCTCCCGATTTTGCTGTTGACGGGCCATGGTGGCGGTGAGATCGCAAGCGAGGCGCTCCGAAAGGGTGCCACCGAATATATGGAGAAGTCGACCGCAATCGAGCAGCCGGATCTGTTGGCCAACCGGATTCGAAACGCGGTCGAACAGATGCGCCGGGAGAAAACTAACGAGGCTCTGGCGACCGACGCCAACCGTTTCATTCGGGCGACCTCGCCCACTGCGGTCTACGAGGCAGCTATCGATCTTACCTGTGAGACGCTTGGCTTCGAGGATGCCGCGATCATCGAGGAGACGCCTGATGGTCATTTGGTCGTCGCCGACAGCGGTTTCTCCACGAGCGTTCTGAACGAGCTCCCGACTGCCGAGGCGGTGTCGACGGCCACCGACAGCGAGGAACCGGTCGTCGTCGAGCCGGGAACCGTCGACGAACTCGACACGGTGAGCTGTTGGGTGTCGCTGGGAAGCCACGGCGTGTTGGTGGGTCGAACCGCCGGGAGGGATGCCGCGGTCGACTATCTCCGCGACGGCATTCTGATCGTGGCGACCAACGCCGAAAGCGCGCTAACCCGGCTCGAACAGGCCGCCCTGCTCGACGAGCGGAAGCGGGAACTCGAACGCCAGCGCACCGAGCTGGCCTCGCTCAGACAGACCAACGAGGTGATTCGGTCGGTCAACCGGGCGATTACGAGCGTGAGTTCACAGCGAGAGATCGAACGCCTTGTCTGCGAGCGGCTTGTCGGCGAGGATCGCTACAGCTACGCCTGGATCGGCGAGTACGATCTCGAAAGCGAGCGACTCACCCCGCAAGCAAAGGCCGGGTTGGGGGCCAACGTTACCGTCGACTCGCCGGTCTCGCTGGTCGACCGCTACAGCGTCGAGACGCTCGAAACCGTGATCGACCACCGACAGGTGGCCGTCGAGACGCCACCCACCGAGATCGGCGAGGCGAGTCTCAGATACGTGACCGACCCCGACACCGATCCCGACGCCGGCACGGCAGTTCTCGTTCCGATCACCCACAACGAGATCCTCTATGACGTGCTGATCGTGTATGCGGCCGGGCGCACCTCAGTCGGCCACCGAGAGCAGGACGTGCTGGCCGAACTCGGCGAGACGATTGGCTACGCGCTTCGGACGGCCGAACAGCGCCGGGCGCTCGTCGGTGACGCTGACACCGAGGTCGTGTTCGAAATCGACTGCGAGCAGGAGCATCTCATCCAACTGTCGACGGCCGCCAACTGTACGGTCACCCTCCAGAGTCTCAGTACGCGCTCGGATGACCGCCTTCGTCAGTTCGTTCTGGTTGAGGGGGCCGAGCCGGATGCGTTCTTGGAGTACGCCGACCGGATCGGGATCGATCAGCCGACCGTGTTGGTCGAGCGCGACGACTGTTTTGTCGCCACGCTCACGACCGACGAGAGTCCGGTGATCAACTGTATCGCCGATCAGGGCGTCTCGCTCACGGAGTTCCGCGCAGCCGAGGGCCGCGGCACGGTGTCGATGACCGTGCCGGATACGACCGACGTCCGGACGCTGGCCGAACTGTTCGAGTCGACGTTTGCGGGGGCCGAACTACGGGCCAAGCGACAGCTCGACTCCTCGGTCGACACCCCACAAGGGTTCCGCGAGCAGCTTGAGGAGACGCTGACTGACCGCCAACACGAGACGCTGCAGGCGGCCTACCACGCCGGATTCTTTGCGTGGCCACGGAGCAACACCGGCGAAACTATCGCCGACCGGCTCGGGATCGCCGGACCGACGTTCCTGCAACATCTCCGCGCGGGCGAACGCAAACTGCTCCGGGAACTGTTCGAACAGGACCAGACAGTCTACTCCTGA
- a CDS encoding CbtA family protein, giving the protein MIDYLKQGVLAGGVAGGAYGLFLSVVANPLIESIHELQHDHSHAAGESTAIVAESTTNIVSVGGGLLWGIFLGGLFALAFFLLEPAVPGRKAVKPYLLAGVGLLTVSLTPWLVLPPATPASEQLYSVDARLAVYGGLVLVGAAISVAAVEIYRRTASRHRLLRIAAGLVPIVGTIILLPVLTPTTVSHPGLSTDLVVAFQAMVAVGQAGIWLLIAATFSWLQRRDAAAISQSTEPTPESA; this is encoded by the coding sequence ATGATCGACTACCTCAAGCAAGGCGTGCTCGCAGGCGGGGTCGCCGGAGGAGCCTACGGCTTGTTTCTCTCCGTCGTGGCAAACCCACTGATCGAGTCGATCCATGAGCTACAGCACGACCACAGCCATGCCGCGGGCGAATCAACCGCTATTGTCGCCGAGTCGACGACGAATATCGTGAGTGTGGGCGGCGGGTTGCTGTGGGGTATTTTCCTCGGTGGCCTGTTCGCGCTGGCGTTCTTTCTGCTCGAACCCGCCGTCCCCGGTAGGAAGGCGGTCAAACCCTACCTGCTCGCCGGGGTGGGTTTGCTGACTGTTTCGCTGACACCGTGGCTGGTGCTTCCGCCCGCAACTCCCGCCTCCGAACAGCTCTACAGCGTCGACGCCCGGCTGGCCGTCTACGGCGGCCTCGTCCTCGTCGGAGCCGCCATCTCGGTGGCCGCTGTCGAGATCTACCGACGAACCGCTTCCCGACATCGGCTTCTCCGTATAGCTGCTGGGCTGGTCCCCATCGTTGGGACGATCATCCTCCTGCCAGTGCTGACGCCGACCACCGTCAGCCATCCGGGACTGTCGACTGATCTCGTCGTAGCCTTTCAGGCGATGGTCGCCGTCGGGCAGGCAGGTATCTGGCTGCTGATCGCGGCGACGTTCAGTTGGCTCCAGCGACGGGATGCCGCCGCCATCTCTCAGTCGACCGAGCCAACCCCGGAGTCAGCATGA
- a CDS encoding fumarylacetoacetate hydrolase family protein, whose product MKYLRFRDPAGSVRRGTFDDGTVQFGDQQYEVSEVDVLSPTDPTKIVCVGLNYADHAAERDKDVPDRPLLFLKTPNTVSTHGDTVTLPAGKQRVDWEAELAVVIGEQCRNVAVEEAMDVVEGYTCLNDISNRDDQDTEQNWVRGKAFDNAAPMGPVVATPDEVPDDATIELRVNGETKQASSIDQFFFSVPELIAEITTHLTLEAGDVISTGTPAGVGPLSDGDHVEVDIEGIGTLEHDVRSPSR is encoded by the coding sequence ATGAAGTATCTCCGCTTCCGCGACCCGGCTGGCTCGGTTCGACGTGGGACGTTCGATGACGGCACCGTTCAGTTTGGTGACCAGCAGTACGAGGTAAGCGAGGTCGACGTTCTGTCCCCGACCGACCCAACCAAGATCGTCTGTGTGGGGCTCAACTACGCCGACCACGCGGCCGAACGCGATAAGGATGTGCCGGACCGACCGCTGCTGTTTCTCAAAACGCCGAACACGGTCTCGACACACGGCGATACGGTGACTCTGCCAGCAGGCAAACAGCGCGTCGACTGGGAGGCCGAACTCGCGGTCGTGATCGGCGAGCAGTGCCGGAACGTCGCAGTAGAGGAGGCAATGGATGTTGTCGAGGGCTACACTTGTCTCAACGACATCTCGAATCGGGACGACCAAGACACTGAGCAAAACTGGGTCCGCGGCAAGGCCTTCGACAACGCCGCCCCGATGGGGCCGGTCGTGGCGACGCCCGACGAGGTCCCAGACGACGCGACAATCGAACTCCGAGTCAACGGCGAGACGAAACAGGCCTCGTCGATTGACCAATTTTTCTTTTCAGTCCCTGAATTGATCGCCGAAATCACGACCCATCTCACCCTAGAGGCTGGAGATGTGATCTCGACCGGAACGCCTGCAGGGGTTGGTCCGCTGTCGGATGGCGACCACGTCGAGGTCGACATCGAAGGGATCGGCACGCTGGAACACGATGTGCGATCACCCAGTCGGTGA
- a CDS encoding thiol-disulfide oxidoreductase DCC family protein, with the protein MSSGDTNEETAIAESDTHPVLLFDGVCNLCNGAIQFIIPRDPEGTIRFAPLQSTLGTRIQEQAGLSTEDLETVVLVEDGVAYTKSDAAIRVGERLGGIYRLLSLGRLVPRGLRDRIYDFVADNRYDWFGRKDQCMIPDEDVSDRFLE; encoded by the coding sequence ATGAGTTCCGGAGACACCAACGAGGAGACGGCTATCGCCGAGAGCGACACCCATCCCGTGCTGCTGTTCGATGGCGTCTGTAACCTCTGTAACGGCGCAATTCAGTTCATTATCCCGCGTGATCCCGAGGGAACGATCCGATTTGCACCGCTTCAGTCGACGCTGGGCACACGGATTCAAGAACAGGCCGGGCTGTCAACCGAGGATCTCGAAACGGTCGTGTTGGTCGAAGACGGGGTGGCTTACACCAAATCGGATGCAGCGATCCGCGTCGGCGAACGGCTCGGCGGGATCTACAGACTGCTGTCGCTCGGTCGACTGGTCCCCCGCGGACTCCGTGACCGCATCTACGATTTCGTCGCCGACAACCGCTATGACTGGTTCGGCCGGAAAGACCAGTGTATGATCCCCGATGAGGACGTTAGCGACCGGTTTCTCGAGTAG
- a CDS encoding archaeosine biosynthesis radical SAM protein RaSEA, with the protein MSKPSPEVYEDGRGMDAHNSVMRDIRGLKEKHYDPHEPTRVWLDEDNTPSGVYDSLTIILNTGGCRWARAGGCTMCGYVAESVEGGTVEHSALMDQIQACLDHEADNADEPADLIKIYTSGSFLDEREVPAETRQAIAETFGDRERIVLESLPDFVDHGKITDFTEQGLDVDIAVGLETATDKIRHDCVNKYFDFSDFEDACATAKEAGAGVKAYLLMKPPFLSEREARDDMLASVRRCADVEGCHTVSMNPCNVQQFTMVNELFREGGYRPPWLWSVADVLEQTADIDAIVISDPVGHGSDRGAHNCGECDDKVQKAIKDFDLRQDPSVFEQVDCDCKRTWELVIDEETSYAMPLAR; encoded by the coding sequence ATGAGTAAGCCGAGCCCAGAAGTGTACGAAGACGGGCGCGGGATGGACGCACACAATTCGGTGATGCGTGATATCCGCGGTCTCAAGGAGAAACACTACGACCCACACGAGCCGACCCGCGTCTGGCTCGACGAGGACAACACCCCCAGCGGCGTCTACGACTCGCTGACGATCATCCTCAACACCGGCGGCTGTCGGTGGGCGCGGGCGGGTGGCTGTACGATGTGTGGCTACGTCGCCGAGAGCGTCGAGGGCGGCACTGTCGAGCATTCGGCGCTGATGGACCAGATCCAGGCCTGTCTCGACCACGAGGCCGACAACGCCGACGAACCTGCCGACCTGATCAAGATCTACACCTCCGGTTCGTTCCTCGACGAACGGGAAGTGCCCGCCGAAACCCGGCAGGCCATCGCCGAAACGTTCGGTGACCGCGAGCGGATCGTTCTTGAGTCCTTACCGGACTTCGTCGACCACGGGAAAATCACTGATTTCACCGAGCAGGGACTCGATGTCGACATCGCAGTCGGTCTCGAAACCGCGACCGACAAGATTCGCCACGACTGTGTGAACAAGTACTTCGATTTCTCCGATTTCGAAGACGCCTGCGCGACCGCGAAAGAAGCGGGCGCAGGAGTCAAAGCCTATCTGCTGATGAAACCACCGTTCCTCTCGGAGCGCGAGGCTCGGGACGACATGCTCGCGTCAGTTCGGCGCTGTGCCGACGTCGAGGGCTGTCACACGGTGTCGATGAACCCCTGTAACGTCCAGCAGTTCACGATGGTCAACGAACTGTTCCGCGAGGGCGGCTACCGGCCGCCGTGGCTCTGGTCGGTCGCCGACGTCCTCGAACAGACCGCCGACATCGATGCCATCGTCATCTCCGATCCCGTCGGCCACGGCTCGGATCGTGGCGCACACAACTGCGGGGAGTGCGACGACAAGGTTCAGAAGGCAATCAAGGACTTCGATCTACGACAGGACCCCTCGGTCTTCGAGCAGGTCGACTGTGACTGCAAGCGAACTTGGGAGCTGGTCATCGACGAAGAGACCAGCTACGCGATGCCGCTGGCGCGGTAG
- a CDS encoding mechanosensitive ion channel family protein — protein sequence MDSNPVSLGGKSVDRMIRLLQSGLGQFISEMLRPSMPWFVAVLILVVGWYGAKYVARLIRPQFVKLLQRVSVAETLLGVLRAIVMVLALFAVANVFGYEPENILLSVTVLTAAIAYILAPLLGSLINGLFVLVNRPYEVGDMIELVDTDQLGYVKEITLRYTKVHTLENTTLVIPNDSIHRRDVINYSEADERSWLTLELTVTYESDLETALSRIERAGRTVDEVIDGGPSIRLGGNRYPAAPTTFVTDFGDHGVDIELRFWVFEPYHPKRARSKVYRRIKTELDETDVSIAYPRTHHVFDETSGRAAVSVDGQQPSWAEQSTPSEQRPR from the coding sequence GTGGACAGTAACCCTGTCTCCCTCGGCGGCAAATCAGTCGACCGTATGATTCGTCTGCTCCAATCTGGACTCGGCCAGTTCATCTCCGAGATGCTCCGACCGAGCATGCCGTGGTTCGTTGCCGTGCTCATTCTCGTCGTGGGCTGGTATGGCGCGAAGTATGTTGCCCGACTGATCCGTCCGCAGTTCGTCAAGCTACTCCAACGTGTGAGTGTCGCAGAGACACTCCTTGGCGTCTTGCGGGCGATTGTGATGGTGCTGGCATTGTTTGCGGTGGCCAATGTCTTCGGGTATGAGCCCGAAAACATCCTGCTGTCGGTCACTGTGTTGACGGCGGCTATCGCCTACATTCTCGCGCCGCTTCTCGGGAGCCTGATCAACGGACTGTTCGTCCTCGTGAATCGACCCTACGAGGTCGGCGACATGATCGAACTCGTCGACACCGACCAGTTAGGGTACGTCAAGGAAATCACGCTTCGGTATACGAAAGTCCACACCCTCGAAAACACGACGCTCGTGATCCCGAACGATAGCATCCACCGCCGGGATGTGATCAACTACAGCGAAGCCGACGAACGCTCGTGGCTTACGCTCGAACTCACCGTCACTTACGAAAGCGATCTCGAAACGGCACTCAGCCGAATCGAACGGGCTGGCCGAACAGTCGACGAGGTAATCGACGGCGGGCCCTCGATCAGACTGGGTGGCAACCGATATCCGGCGGCTCCGACCACCTTTGTTACTGATTTCGGTGATCACGGCGTCGACATCGAACTTCGGTTCTGGGTCTTCGAGCCGTATCATCCGAAACGAGCCCGGTCGAAAGTGTACCGACGTATCAAGACGGAACTCGACGAGACGGACGTTTCGATTGCCTACCCGCGAACCCACCACGTGTTCGACGAAACCAGTGGTCGAGCAGCGGTCTCGGTCGATGGACAGCAGCCATCGTGGGCCGAGCAGTCGACACCGTCCGAACAGCGACCTCGCTGA